The genomic stretch CGGTATAGTGCTTCAACTGAATCGCCCCCGTGGGGCAGACCGCATTGCAGAGGCCATCGCCCTTGCAGAGGACCGGGTTCATCTTCGCCTTCTTCCCCTGACGGGTCTCGTAGAGGTCGATGGCCCCATAGGTGCAGGCCTCCACACAGGCCCCGCAGCCGATGCATCGCTTCTCCTCCACCTCGCAGATGGAGCCGGAGGCGATGACCGTATCGTGGGAGAGCAAGGTCAGCACCCTCCCTGCGGCGCCATAGGCCTGGCTGATCGTCTCGGAGATGTGCTTGGGATAGTGGGCAAGGCCGCAGAGGTAGACCCCGTCGGTGCCGAACTCGACGGGCCGCAACTTGACATGGGCCTCCTGGAAGAAGCCGTCCGTCCCGAGGGCCACCTTGAAGAGCCTCGAAATCTCTTTGTTGTCGGCCGCAGGGATCGTGGCCGCGGCCAGGGCGACCAGGTCGGCATCGATCTCGAGTCTGTTTCCGAGGATATAATCCGTAGCCGTCACCTTCAGGACGGGCCTCCCCTCCTCTGAGGTCCCAGGTTCCACCGTGGGCCGATCCTCCGGTTCATACCGGATGAACTTGACCTCCTTGTTGGAGGCCTCCCGGTAGTAGTCCTCGCTGAACCCGTAGGTCCGCATATCCCTGAAGAGGATGTAGACCTCCGTCTTGGGATTGATCTCTTTCAACCGTAAGGCGTTCTTCACCGATTCGCTGCAGCAGATCCGGGAACAGTAATTCCTCTCCTCGTTTCTGCAGCCCACGCACTGGATCATCACGACGCTCTCGGCCTGAAGGACCTTCTCGTCTTTCCGCTCGATCGCCTCCTCCAGCTCGAGCTGGGTCATCACCCGATCGTCCTCTCCGTAAAGGTACTCCCGGGGACGGTAGACCTCGGCGCCCGTTGCGATGACCGTGGCCCCATGTTTGATCTCGGCGATCCTTCCGTTTGACTTCACCTTCGTTACAAAGTTCCCGATATAGCCGGTGGCCTCCGGGATCGTCGCATTGGTATAGACATGGATCTTGGGATGCCGATAGACCTTTTGGACGAGATCCTTCAGGAAGGCCTGGACATCCATGCCCTCCAGGGTATGGTGTATCCGGCGGGCAAGCCCTCCCAACTCCGGCGCCTTCTCCACCAGGTGGACCTCGTGTCCCTGATTGGCGATGGAGAGGGCGCAGGTCATTCCGGCGATGCCGCCACCGACCACCAAAGCGGTTTTGTTCACCGGAAGGTCGAAGTCCTTCAGGGGTTCGAGAAAACAGGTCCTCGCCAGGGACATCCGGACGAGGTCGTTGGCCTTTCGGGTCGCCTCCTCCTTCTCCTTCGAGTGGACCCAGGAGCAGTGCTCCCTCACGTTGGCCATGTCGAGAAAGTACTGGTTGAGCCCCCCTTCGCGGAGGGAGTACCGGAAGGTGGGCTCGTGCGTCTTCGGGGTACAGGCCGCGACCACGACCCGATTGAGCCTCTTCTCCCGGACGACGTTCATGATCTGGTTGGTCGATTCGGTGGAGCAGGAGAAGAGCTGCTCCTGGGCGTGGACGACGTGAGGCAGGGTCAGGCTGTACTCGACGACCGCGGGCACATCGACGACCCTGCCGATGTTGGCACCGCAATGGCAGACGAAGACGCCGATCCGGAGTTCCTCCTCGGAGACATCCCTCTCAGGCGGAAAGACCCGCTCCTTGGTCAGCTTCCCCCTCCGGTAATTCAACATCTCGCCGCACTGGGAACTGGCCCCGTTGGCCGTGAAGACCGATTCGGGGATGTCGGTGGGGCCTTGGAAGGTCCCGCTGACGAAGATCCCCTGTTTCGAGGTCCTCATCGGGTTGGTCAGGCCCGTTTTACAGAAACCGTGGGGGTTGAGCTCGATGCCCAGTTTTTGGGCCAGGGCTTGCGCCTGGGAGGGAGGGGTCAGGCCGACCGAGAGGACGACCATGTCGAAGGCCTCCTCTTTGACCCCCTCCTCGGGAAGGGAATATCGGACGATCACATCCTTGGTCGCCGGGTCCTCTCCGACGATCGTGGCATAGCTCCGGATGAAGCGGACCCCTGGAAGCCCCGAGGCCCTGGCGTAGAACCGTTCGAAATCCTTTCCAAAGGACCGGATGTCATTGTGGAAGACGACGCACTCGGCCTCCGGGTGATGGTCTTTCGTCAAAATCACCTGTTTCTGGGTATAAGTGCAGCAGACGGTCGAACAGTAGCTGTTCCCCCCGGGGATGACCTGTCTGGAGCCGACGCACTGGATCCAAGCGACCTTGTGGGGATGCTTCAGATCGGAGGTCCGGAGGATCTCCCCCTCGTAGGGCCCAGTGGAGCTGAGCAACCGTTCGTAGTCCATGCTGGTGACCACGTTCTGGAGGCTTCGGTAGCCGTATTCGTCCCTGACCCTCGGGTCGTAGGGCTCGAAGCCCGGTGCCAGCAGGATGGCCCCCACGTTGACGGTCACCTTCTCCGGGGTCTGGGTGAAGTCGATCGCCTTCTTCTCGCAGACGGCCTCGCAGATCCGGCACTTCTTCTCCTTTAAATAGAGGCAGTTCTCGTCGATGTAGGTGATGAGGGGGATGGCCTGGGCGAAGTAGATGTGGATGGCCTTGTTTTTGGAGATCTCCTGGTTGAACGGGTCGGGCACCTTGACCGGGCAGTACTCCACACAGGTGTTGCACCCGGTGCACTGACTTTCGATCACGTAGCGGGTCTTTTTCAGGATGGTGACGCGAAAGTCCCCTGCCTCGCCCTCGACCTCGTCCACCTCGGCGTAGCTGAAAACCTCGATGTTGGGATGCCGGCCGACCTCGACCAGTTTGGGCGAGAGAATTCAGATGGAGCATTCGTTGGTCGGAAAGGTCTTGTCGAGCTGCGCCATCCTCCCGCCGATGGAGGGACTGCTGTCGACGAGGTAGACCTTGAACCCCGCATTGCCAAGATCGAGGGCTGCCTGAACGCCGCTGATCCCTCCGCCCACGATCAACACGTCGCCGAATCGCTTGGTCGCCAATTCCCGAATGAACCGTTCGATCTTTTCTCTTTCCACGACTCTCTGACCTCTTGCCGAACCCTTGACGGGTTCCGGTCCATGGAAGGGGGTCCACCCCCTTTCAAATCACTTCCCGCACGACCTCGGTGAGGTCCATGATCTCGATCGTCTTTCCTTCCTTCAACGTCAAGCGGCTGTCTTCGAACTGGGTGATGCAGTAGGGGCAGGCCGTCACCAGGACCTCCGCACCGACCCCGATCGCCTGTTCGAGCCGGATGTCGGAAAAACGCTCCCCCTTGGCCGTCTCCATCCAGATGCGACCTCCACCCATGCCGCAGCAGAGGCTCTTGTCCCGGATCTCTGGCAGCTCGACGAAGGTCAAGCCCGGGATCTTCTTCAGGATCTCCCGCGGCTCGTCATAGATTCCGTTGTGCCTCCCCAGGAAGCAGGGATCGTGATAGGTCACCTTCCGAGGATAGTCTTTTTTGAAGGTGATCTTCCCCTGCCTGAGGAGCTCGAAGAGAAACTGGGTGACGTGGAGGACATCGAAGTTGACCTTGAACTCGCAATACTCGTTCTTGAAGGTATGGAAGCAGTGGGGAGAGGTCGTCAAGATCTTCTTCACCCCGGTCTCGATATAGGTCTTGATGTTCTCCTTGGCCAGGTGTTTGAAGAGGGTCTCGTTTCCCGTCTTTCGGACGCTCTCTCCGCAACAGACCTCCCTCGGCCCTAAGATTCCGAAGTCGACCTCCGCCGATTTGAAGATCGTCGCGGTGGCGGCCGAGACCTTCTTCAACCTCGGCTCGTAGCTCGGGTAACAGCAGGGGAAGTAGAGAAATTCGGTCCCCTCGGTGAACTCCTTCACGTCCAGGTCCCTGGCCCAGTTGGCCCGGTCCATCGGCTCCTGTCCCCAGGGGTTGCCGACGCTGGCGATGCTGGTCGTGACGGTCCGGAGGTTTGGGATACTCGTCGGGACTACGCCGTCCGGCACGAGAAGCCTCCGCATCGCCCTCATGACGTCGATGATCTCCACGCCCCTCGGGCAGCGCTCCACACACTGACCGCAACTGGCGCAGAGCCAGAGGTCCTCTGCCTCGAAGGGGACCAGCCCGTACTTGGCCTGATTGACCAGCCGTCGGAGGAAGAACGTCCTGACCCGGTTCCAGGGGCAGACCGTATCGCACTTGCCGCACTGAAAGCAGAGTTTGGCCGCCTCCCCTCCGGCCTCCTTCAGGCCGTCGATGACCATCTTAAAAGGTGTCAAGGGAACGGTTTCCATTCGTCTCTCCGATCTTCCTGTTCTATCCCTTCCTGGCCGCCAACCGGGCGACCGCATCGGTCACCTTCTCCAGCCCGTACTTGTCTACAAGCGCCTCAAGCCCCACTTCCATCTCCTCTTTCTTCGCCCCCTCCTCTTCGTCCACCTCCTCCTCCCTCTCCTCGTAGATGAGGGCCTCGTTCAAGCACCACTGGACGCAGAGGGGTTTCTCCCCTGGTGGATTGTCCTCGCACATATCGCATTTGAGGGGAAGTCCTGAATCGGGCTCCTTGAAGAGGTCCCTTGAGGGGCAGGAGGCCCGGCAGAAGTCGCATTCGTTATACTCCTTCCCGTCGATCACGTATTTGTCCCGGCCCATACATTCGGCGGCCGTATACTCTCCTGCATAGACCGGCAGGTAGACGTCCTTGAGGGGGGAGCGGATCAGTCGGATCCGCGACCGGGCCGGGTTGTTGCTGCTATATTTCGGATTGGCATGGAAGGCCGAACAGATGAGCTCACAGGCCCGGCAGCCGTTGCACTTGTCGAGATCGATCTTGATCGTCTTGATCTTCTTCTTGATCTTAGCCATTTTTGATGATCCCTCTCTCTTCTAAATCCCTGGCGACATAATCGAGCCCCAGCCGCTCCAGGGTCTCCTTTTTCGGGATGCCGTTGTAATCCCAACCTTTATATTCGTAGTAGCTGGTGAGGAGTTTTTCTTCGAGCTCGGGGAATCGCTTCTTCCAGTGGTCTTCGGGCGGTTTCTCCTCCTCCCGGGTCAAGCCCCTCCTCACGTTGATGGCCCGGATCAGGTTCCGGTTCCGGTGGTAGATCTCGTTGAGCCCCTCCTCGTCCATGTCGATCCCAAGGGCCGCCGAGATGAAGTGGGGGTAATTGTGGATGTGATAGGGAGGCTTGAGGGGGAAGGAGGAGAGGCCGGCGCAAACGCCGAGGGCGTCATCGATATAGTGCATCTTCTCCATCCACTCGACGATCTCGCAGGCCATGGGGACCGTGGGATAGTAGGGGTTGGCCTTCTCTCCCCTGGGTTCCCAGTCGAGAAAATACTGCTTAAACCGGTCGTCGGGCACCTGAATCCAGTCCTTGACGAACTCCTCCCGCTGCTCCCTCAAGGGGAATGGCTCCTGGGGGAACTGGCCCTCGATCTGGGTGATGTTGGCCTTCTCTCCCGTGCAGTACATGAGAAAATAGACCGGGTTGAACATGTAGAGCTTGAGGGGAAGTTGCTCGTGCTTCTTGATGTTGTTGTGGGCGAATTCCTCGGCCCCTTTTCCGATCTGCTTGGCCGCCCAGTAGGTGCCATTGGCCAGGATGTCGCCGATCCCTTCCCGCCTCACGATCCGGTCGAGGAGCCAGTAAAACCTCCCTTCGGTATCGGCGGGCATCCCGGGCATGTCCTGATCGGTCAGGATGCCGGCCTCGTAGAGTTCGAGGGCGAAGGCCATGACCTGGGGCGTCGAGAACCCGTCGACGCCGTATTCGGTCGCCCTCTGGGCGATCCGGAACCCGAAGTCGAGATCCGAATAGGCGGCCATCGTGTAGGTGAGCTTGGAGTAACATTTCATCATGTAGGTCGAAAGGCCGGGGACGGAGATGATCGCCCCGCACTTGAGGGGGCAGTTATAGCAGCTGATCAACCGGGTCCGGACGCTCTCCTGGACTTGCCGCCACTTCTCCTCGACCTCTTTCGTCCAGAAGTCTTTCCTGCGGGTGCGGGCGTTGCCCCACATGAAGCCGGTCGTATGCCACCTCTCGTCGACCAGCTTCAGCTCCTGGGGAGAGCCCAAGCCCTCGAAGATGGGCTCGACGTACTTGATGGGATTCTCGGCACGGTACCGGATATATTGGAGAACCTCGTTGCAGAGCTGGATGAACTCGGCAGGCCGGGCCACGCTGATGTCCTTGGTCCCCCGGACCGCGATCGCCTTGATCCCCTTGTCCCCCATCACCGCGCCGATCCCGAGCCGGCTGGCGCTGGAGCGTCCCTGCTCGATGGAGGCCATATAGACCCGGTTCTCCCCTGCCAGGCCGATGGCGGCCACCTGGATGTTCGGATCCTTCAGCTCCTGTTTGATGAGCTCGGCCGTTTCGATGGCGCCCTTGCCCTTAAGGTGGGTCGCATCCCGGATCTCGACCTTATCGTTGTGAATATAGACGTAGATGAGCTGGGGAGACTTGCCCCGAAAGATGATCTTGTCGTATCCCGCATACTTCAATTCGGGCGCGAAGAACCCTCCCATCATGGAGAAGCCCATATAGAGGGTTTGGGGCGAGATCGTCGTCAGGATGGTCCGGTTGGCGCCTATGGCAGGGGTGCCACAAAGGAGGCCCGCGCCGAAGATGAGGAGGTTGTCCGGCGAAAAAGGCTCGATCTCGGGGGGGACCCGATCCCACAAGATCTTGGCATTCGTCCCCAACCCGCCCAGATGGAGTTCTGTCCATTTCGGGTCGGTCTCGACGCGCTCGATGTTCCCTGTGGAAAGATCGATCTCTAAGTTATATCCGGTCTCTGCATACCTCATATGAACGCCTCCCCATGATCATCCTTTCACAAAGGTTTGGCCTCTTTACGATACGGGCCCTCATCGCCTGCGGCCCACAAAGCCGAAGGATCAATCCAAGTTCTTTCTGAGATTGATGAAGGGCGAACGGTCGAACCCGATCGCCTTGAAGAAGGAGAGCATATCGCCGGCATCCCAGCGCACGGAGGTGTGGATATCCCGGATGCCTTCCCTCTTGAAGAACTGAAAGAGCTTTTCGGCCAGTGCCCTTCCGATCCCCTCTCCCATCCGCCGAGGATGGACCCCGACCACCTCGATCCACCCGCTCTCGGCCAAGCCGAACCCCTCCCCTTTGATCTGCCCGATGATGAACCCGACGACCTCCCCATTTTTCAAAGCGACCAGGCCTAAAGCCCCCTCCTTTTTGAGATGGTTCTCCACCATTTGAATCCACTTCTTCGAGACCTTTTTCTGCAAGATGGACTCCTGGATCGTTGCGATTTGGGAGAGGTCCTCTTCCCTGATCTTACGAATTTTGATCCCCTTGACCATCTCGTCCTCAATCGATCCGGATGATTTTGACCCGCTTTCCGACCCATTCGGGCGGAAGGTAAACCCGGCCGCTGTTTCCGCTCTGCTTTACCTCTTTCTCGATCATCTCCTCTCCATAGACCTCAAACTTCGACTTGTTCTGAGGAGTCGGGGGAGGAGGGGCCTCGGATTTGGGTTCTCTTTTCGGGACCATAGCGTATCGCCGAATTAAAGGGATCTCATTAAAGTGAACGATTTCAAACTCTTGACCATCCCTTATAATGAAGCCCTTCCCGGTTGTCAAGTGGTGCGAGTGTCTATATAGTAGCTACAAAGTAATTATAGCGGAGTCCCCACCCCCTGTCAAGGAAAATGTGAGGCCGAATTGGTGGAAGTGAGGGGATGGCCGATCGAGGAGGACGAAGGAGGTGAGAGACCCCCCCATAAATGAAAGGGCTACCGGAAGCCGTCCATGCTCCGTAGCCCTTTAGGTTTCCCCTGGAGGCGGCAACCGGATTTGAACCGGTGAATAACGGTTTTGCAGACCGTCGCCTTACCACTTGGCTATGCCGCCCATGGAGCGGGAAACGGGATTTGAACCCGCGACTTCAACCTTGGCAAGGTTGCACTCTACCGCTGAGTTATTCCCGCCCCTTTCCGGAATAGAAAATTAAACGATTTGAACCCTAAAGTCAATAGGCCATCTCATTCCGGTCAGGAGATCGTCGCAGGACGATCCCCATGGCCTCAGCCGAGGACCTTCCCGAGGAATTTTCTGAAGTAATCGATCCCCGAGACCACGGCCAGGATCAGGGCCAACCAGAGAAGGACCATCCCGATCAGCTGGAAGTCGACCGACAGAATTGAGCCCGGCAGGAGGAGAAAGAAGACGGAGGCCATCTCGAAGGCGGTCTTGTATTTCCCGATCGGGCTCGCAGAGATGACGATCCCTTCGGTGATGGCCATCCCCCTTAATCCGGTCACCGCGATCTCCCGGCCGACGATCACGATCACCATCCAGGAGGGAATCCCCCTGCAGGGGATCAGGCCGATCAGGGCTGTCACGATCAGGAGTTTATCGGCCAGGGGATCGAAGAATTTTCCAAGGACCGTGACCCGTTTCTGACGTCTCGCAAAGTAGCCGTCCACCCAGTCGGTGAGGGCCACGAGGAGAAAGAGGAAGGCCGACAGGATCTGAAAGGCCTTCTCCGTCCGGTAGAGGAAGAAAAGAACGAAGGGGATGGCCACGATCCGAATGGCCGTCACTCCATTCGGCAGGCTCAACAATTGATTCCAACCGGTATGGGTCATCCGAGAGGGGAACCGATCAATGTTTATAGAGCTGATAATAGGTCAAGACTTTCCGCACATAATCGATGGTCTCTCGATAAGGCGGGATGGCTCGCAACTCCGATACGATCTTCTCTCCCGCGTTGTAAGCGGCGAGCGAGAGGCGGAGGTCGTTGTTGAAGAGAGAGAGGAGGTATTTAAAGTACCGAACGCCCCCGTCGATGTTCTCCCTCGGGTTGAAAACGTTGGCCACGTTCATCCGCTGGGCGGTCTCAGGCATCAACTGCATCAACCCCATGGCCCCTTTCCTCGAAACGGCCTGGGGATTGAAACCCGATTCGACCCGGATCATGGCCTTGAGCAGCGCGAAGTCGATGTTGTACCTCCTTGCGAATTCTTCGATCAACCCGTCGAACCGGTTTTGAAGAGGGTCGGAGGCCCCGGCTCGATAGGCAACCTCCTCGGCCCCCCCGTCATCTCGGGCTTCCTTGATATAGAGTTTGAACCTGGCATCCGGCGGGCAGTTCGTAAAATGGACCACGCCGTTCTCATCCACCCACTTGTAGATTCCGGCCGAAGAGCTACCGGGATTGAGAAGAAGCCCTCCGATGAGGATCGAGAGGATGACCAGGGGGATCAAAAAATGGGCCTCCTTTGAAGGAAGATGCTAAAATTCTTACCAGTTTTTCTCGGATCTGTCAATATCGGTCTTTTAATTTCCTTTTGGATTCAATGGGTTTTGAGAGAGACGCCAGATCCCCTCGCCTTGACCCGACTCCCGATAATTTAAGAATGCAAACCTCGTGCCTTCCTTCCCCTCAAGGTCTTCCCCAACCCGATCTTGAGGTCATCGATCAAGGTATAGGCCACCGGGATGACGAAGAGGGTCAGGAGGGTCGAGGCAAACATCCCGCCGAAGGTCGCCCGGCCCATTCCAGCCCTCAGCTCGCCACCGGCGCTATATCCCAAGGCCACCGGCAGGACGCCGAACATGGTGGTCACCGCCGTCATCAGAATGGGTCTAAGCCTCACCGGCGCCGCCTGGAGGAGGGCAGCCTCCCTCTCCATCCCCCTCTCCCTCAACTGGTTCGTATAATCGACCAGGAGGATCGAATTCTTGATCACCAGGGCCGTCAAGGTGATCATGCCGATCATGCTGATGATGGAGATCGTATCGCCGGTGACATAGAGCGCACCAAAGGCCCCAACCGTGCTCAGGGGAAGGGCGAGCATCACCGTCAGGGGGTGGAGGAAGCTGTTGAACTGCATGGCGAGGACGATATAGATGATGACGATGGCCTGGATGAGGGCCTGGATCAGGTATCGAAAAGATTCCCGGAAGGCCTCTGCCTGGCCGAAAAAACTGTGGGAATAACCGGCGGGGAGATATCTTTTTGCCAGGGCCTCGGCCTCCTGGATCGCCTCACCCAAGGTCTTCCCCGGCCCTGTATCGGCATAGAGGGTGGCGCTTCGCTGCCGGTCTTTCCGGGTGATCACATTGGGGCCCACCCCCTCCTCGACCTTCACGACTTGGGCCAGTTTGATCAGCCCGCCCTTGGGGGTCCGCAGGGTGATCTGACCGATATCGTCCGGAGACATCCTCTGATCCTGGATCAGCCTCATCCTCACATCGTACCGCTTAGCCCGTTCGACGTCCTTAAATTTCGAAACCTCCTGCCCTCCGACCATCTGAAGGATGGAGAGGGAGATCTCCCGGACATCCACACCGAGATCGGAGGCCCTCTCCCGATCAATATAGACCCTCACCTCCGGTTTGGTCAGCTCGATGTCCGAACTGATGTCGACGAATCCCTTCAGGTTGAGCATCTCTCCCATGATCTGGTTGGCGATCTTCTCGAGTTCCCGGATGTCCGGCCCCTTGAGGTCAAGCTGAAGAGGGGCTCCCCGTCTCCCTCCCAGGGCGACCGGTTCGAAATCCTCCACATAGGCCCTGACCCCGGGCACGGTCTTGAATCTCTCCCGGAGGGCGGCCATGATCTCGTGCTGAGAACGCTCCCTTTCGTTCCGATCCCTCAGGGCGACCATCAAAGTCCCCTTGTGCACCTCCTTCCGGGCGCCCACCCCGATCGCCGAAAAGACGCTCTTGACCTCGGGAAGGCCGAGGATCATGGCCTCGAGCCTCTCCATCCTCTCGTCCGTGTATTGAAGGGAAGACCCGGTGGGGGCCTCCACGTGGACGATGAAGCGGCTCTCATCCGATTTCGGGACGAACTCCGTTTTAAGTTGCTTGAGGATCCAGAGGCTGCCGAGGAAGACGAGCCCCGCCACGAGAAGGACCATCCATCGATGGCTCAAACAGAATCGAAGGGCCTTTCGATAGCGTCCCTCCAGCCTTTCGTAGGAGGTGTGAAAGAGGTGGTAAAGCCGGCCATGGCTTGCCTCGACCCTGAGAAACCTTGAGCAGAGCATCGGGATGAACAGAAGGGCCACGACCAAGGAGGCGACGACCGACGTGGCCACCGTAACGCCAAATTGGAAGAAGAAGCGGCCGATGATCCCGCCCATGAACGCCACAGGGAGAAAGACCGCTACAATCGAGAAGGTCGCCGCCGCGGCCGCAAAGGCGATCTCCGAGGTTCCCTCCCTGGCCGCCCTCATGGGATCCTTTCCCTCCTCCATATGACGGTAGCAATTTTCGAGGACGATGATGGCGTCGTCGATCACCACCCCCACCATCATGGAGAGGGCCAGCATGGTCATGTAGTTCCGGGTAAACCCCATGAAATACATGATCCCGAAGCTCGAGATGAGCGAGGTCGGAATAGCCACGGCGGTGATGAGGGTGGTGCGAAGGTTGAGTAGAAAGACGATCATCACCGCAGCGGCCAGCAGCCCTCCCAAGAAGACGTCATAGGAGACATCGGAGATGGCCTCCTCGATGAAGGTGGAGGAGTCGAAGGAGAGGGCGATCTCCACCCCCTGCGGAAGGGATCTCTGGATCTCGGGGAGTTTCGCCTTGACGATCCGGGCCACCTCCACCACATTGGCCCCGGACCGCGGGACGATGCTCAGGCCGACGGACGGAATCCCGTTAAACCGGGCGATGGACCGAAGGGGCTCGACCCCGTCCTCGGCCCAGCCGACGTCCTTCAAACGGACCGGGCCGCCGTTCTGATAGGAGAGGATGAGCTGGTTGAATTCCTCGATATTGCGAAGCTCCCCCAAATTCCGGACGGTAAATTCCCGATCGACGCTCTCGATCAGCCCCCCGGGAAGCTCGATATTCTTCTCCCGCAAGGCCCGGGCGATATCGGTTGGGGTGAGGCGATGGGCCTCCAGCCTCCTCCGATCCAGCCAGATCCGGATCTCGCGCTTCGCATACCCCTCCAGTCGAATCGTCCCCACGCCCTTGATCGACTCCAGCTGGGGCTTGACGATCTCGTCCGCGATCAGCCCCAGCTTCTGGAGGGGCAGCTGCCCCTTCATGGCGATCCAGAGGATGGGCATCGCATTGATGTCGAGCTTATCGATGATGGGCGGGTCGATGTCCGACGGAAGCCTCCTCTTGGCCAGATCGACCTTCGCCCGCACATCCTGGACCGCCGAGTCGATATCCCGGTAGAGTTCGAACTCCACCACGATCTGGGAAAAACCGTAACCGCTCGTCGAGGTGATGTGCTTGACCCCCTCGATCGTGTTGATCTCCTCTTCGATCGGATCGGTCACATCGGTGTCCATCACCTCGGGCGCGGCCCCCACCAGGGTCGTCGTGACGGTCACGTAGGGAAAATCGACCTGCGGAAAGAGATCGATTCCGAGGCGTTGGAAGCCGAGGAGGCCGAAAAAGACCGTGGCCACGATGACCATCGTGGCCACCACAGGCCTCCGGACGGAGAGATCGGAAAGAAACATCGCCTTCCCTCGGAGATTATTTCCGGCCGAGGTTGACCTTCAGGCCTTCCCGGAGCTGCTCGTGGCCGGCCACGACCACGCGCTCCCCCGGCTTCAGACCTTTGGAGATTTCCGCTTGGCCGTCGGCCCTCATC from Thermodesulfobacteriota bacterium encodes the following:
- a CDS encoding aldehyde dehydrogenase → MRYAETGYNLEIDLSTGNIERVETDPKWTELHLGGLGTNAKILWDRVPPEIEPFSPDNLLIFGAGLLCGTPAIGANRTILTTISPQTLYMGFSMMGGFFAPELKYAGYDKIIFRGKSPQLIYVYIHNDKVEIRDATHLKGKGAIETAELIKQELKDPNIQVAAIGLAGENRVYMASIEQGRSSASRLGIGAVMGDKGIKAIAVRGTKDISVARPAEFIQLCNEVLQYIRYRAENPIKYVEPIFEGLGSPQELKLVDERWHTTGFMWGNARTRRKDFWTKEVEEKWRQVQESVRTRLISCYNCPLKCGAIISVPGLSTYMMKCYSKLTYTMAAYSDLDFGFRIAQRATEYGVDGFSTPQVMAFALELYEAGILTDQDMPGMPADTEGRFYWLLDRIVRREGIGDILANGTYWAAKQIGKGAEEFAHNNIKKHEQLPLKLYMFNPVYFLMYCTGEKANITQIEGQFPQEPFPLREQREEFVKDWIQVPDDRFKQYFLDWEPRGEKANPYYPTVPMACEIVEWMEKMHYIDDALGVCAGLSSFPLKPPYHIHNYPHFISAALGIDMDEEGLNEIYHRNRNLIRAINVRRGLTREEEKPPEDHWKKRFPELEEKLLTSYYEYKGWDYNGIPKKETLERLGLDYVARDLEERGIIKNG
- a CDS encoding (4Fe-4S)-binding protein, whose product is MAKIKKKIKTIKIDLDKCNGCRACELICSAFHANPKYSSNNPARSRIRLIRSPLKDVYLPVYAGEYTAAECMGRDKYVIDGKEYNECDFCRASCPSRDLFKEPDSGLPLKCDMCEDNPPGEKPLCVQWCLNEALIYEEREEEVDEEEGAKKEEMEVGLEALVDKYGLEKVTDAVARLAARKG
- a CDS encoding GNAT family N-acetyltransferase, whose product is MVKGIKIRKIREEDLSQIATIQESILQKKVSKKWIQMVENHLKKEGALGLVALKNGEVVGFIIGQIKGEGFGLAESGWIEVVGVHPRRMGEGIGRALAEKLFQFFKREGIRDIHTSVRWDAGDMLSFFKAIGFDRSPFINLRKNLD
- a CDS encoding (Fe-S)-binding protein codes for the protein METVPLTPFKMVIDGLKEAGGEAAKLCFQCGKCDTVCPWNRVRTFFLRRLVNQAKYGLVPFEAEDLWLCASCGQCVERCPRGVEIIDVMRAMRRLLVPDGVVPTSIPNLRTVTTSIASVGNPWGQEPMDRANWARDLDVKEFTEGTEFLYFPCCYPSYEPRLKKVSAATATIFKSAEVDFGILGPREVCCGESVRKTGNETLFKHLAKENIKTYIETGVKKILTTSPHCFHTFKNEYCEFKVNFDVLHVTQFLFELLRQGKITFKKDYPRKVTYHDPCFLGRHNGIYDEPREILKKIPGLTFVELPEIRDKSLCCGMGGGRIWMETAKGERFSDIRLEQAIGVGAEVLVTACPYCITQFEDSRLTLKEGKTIEIMDLTEVVREVI
- a CDS encoding lytic transglycosylase domain-containing protein translates to MIPLVILSILIGGLLLNPGSSSAGIYKWVDENGVVHFTNCPPDARFKLYIKEARDDGGAEEVAYRAGASDPLQNRFDGLIEEFARRYNIDFALLKAMIRVESGFNPQAVSRKGAMGLMQLMPETAQRMNVANVFNPRENIDGGVRYFKYLLSLFNNDLRLSLAAYNAGEKIVSELRAIPPYRETIDYVRKVLTYYQLYKH
- the pgsA gene encoding CDP-diacylglycerol--glycerol-3-phosphate 3-phosphatidyltransferase gives rise to the protein MTHTGWNQLLSLPNGVTAIRIVAIPFVLFFLYRTEKAFQILSAFLFLLVALTDWVDGYFARRQKRVTVLGKFFDPLADKLLIVTALIGLIPCRGIPSWMVIVIVGREIAVTGLRGMAITEGIVISASPIGKYKTAFEMASVFFLLLPGSILSVDFQLIGMVLLWLALILAVVSGIDYFRKFLGKVLG
- a CDS encoding CoB--CoM heterodisulfide reductase iron-sulfur subunit A family protein, with product MEREKIERFIRELATKRFGDVLIVGGGISGVQAALDLGNAGFKVYLVDSSPSIGGRMAQLDKTFPTNECSIUILSPKLVEVGRHPNIEVFSYAEVDEVEGEAGDFRVTILKKTRYVIESQCTGCNTCVEYCPVKVPDPFNQEISKNKAIHIYFAQAIPLITYIDENCLYLKEKKCRICEAVCEKKAIDFTQTPEKVTVNVGAILLAPGFEPYDPRVRDEYGYRSLQNVVTSMDYERLLSSTGPYEGEILRTSDLKHPHKVAWIQCVGSRQVIPGGNSYCSTVCCTYTQKQVILTKDHHPEAECVVFHNDIRSFGKDFERFYARASGLPGVRFIRSYATIVGEDPATKDVIVRYSLPEEGVKEEAFDMVVLSVGLTPPSQAQALAQKLGIELNPHGFCKTGLTNPMRTSKQGIFVSGTFQGPTDIPESVFTANGASSQCGEMLNYRRGKLTKERVFPPERDVSEEELRIGVFVCHCGANIGRVVDVPAVVEYSLTLPHVVHAQEQLFSCSTESTNQIMNVVREKRLNRVVVAACTPKTHEPTFRYSLREGGLNQYFLDMANVREHCSWVHSKEKEEATRKANDLVRMSLARTCFLEPLKDFDLPVNKTALVVGGGIAGMTCALSIANQGHEVHLVEKAPELGGLARRIHHTLEGMDVQAFLKDLVQKVYRHPKIHVYTNATIPEATGYIGNFVTKVKSNGRIAEIKHGATVIATGAEVYRPREYLYGEDDRVMTQLELEEAIERKDEKVLQAESVVMIQCVGCRNEERNYCSRICCSESVKNALRLKEINPKTEVYILFRDMRTYGFSEDYYREASNKEVKFIRYEPEDRPTVEPGTSEEGRPVLKVTATDYILGNRLEIDADLVALAAATIPAADNKEISRLFKVALGTDGFFQEAHVKLRPVEFGTDGVYLCGLAHYPKHISETISQAYGAAGRVLTLLSHDTVIASGSICEVEEKRCIGCGACVEACTYGAIDLYETRQGKKAKMNPVLCKGDGLCNAVCPTGAIQLKHYTDRQLFAQIDSAIEEHWRAMLKETPSRSKE
- a CDS encoding DUF2080 family transposase-associated protein, whose product is MVPKREPKSEAPPPPTPQNKSKFEVYGEEMIEKEVKQSGNSGRVYLPPEWVGKRVKIIRID